The genomic window CGCCGTCGCCTCGGGCAAGGGCGGCGTCGGGAAGACCACCGTCGCCGCCAACCTGGCGGCCGGCCTGCAGGACCGCGGCGCCCGCGTGGGCATCCTCGACGCCGACGTCCACGGGCCGAACGTGCCGCGGCTCCTGCCGACGGAGAACGCGCCCGGCGTCACGCCGGAGGGCGACATCGTCCCGCCCGCCTCCGACGGCGTGCGCGTCATGAGCACCGACCACATGATGCCCGAGGACGACGACCAGCCGGCCGTCCTCCGCGGGCCGATGGTCAACAACGTGATGATGAAGTTCGTCAACGAGGTCGAGTGGGGCCGTCTGGACTACCTCGTGGTCGACCTCCCGCCGGGCACGGGCGACGCGTCGCTGAACCTGCTGCAGAGCCTGCCCGTCGCCGGCGTCGTCATCGTCACGACGCCCCAGGAGATGGCCGTCGCCGACGCCCGGAAGGGGCTGCGCCTGTTCGAGGACCACGACGCGCCCGTGTTCGGCGTCGTCGAGAACATGAGCACGTTCCACTGCCCGGACTGCGAGGAGACCCACAGCGTCTTCGGCGAGGGCGGCGGCGACGAGATCCGCGCGGACTACGACGTCCCGGTGCTCTCGAAGCTACCGGTCCACCCCGACTTCGACAGCGCGGGCGGCGAGGGGCCGACCGTCCGCGACGAGGACAGCCCCGTCCGCGAGGACCTCCTGGAGATGGTCGACAGCGTCGCCGACCGCGTCGGCGAGGTCAACCGCTGGAAGGTTGCCGAGCACCTCGGCGCCCCCGCGGTCGACCCCGACGACGGCGTGCCGAGCGCGGCGGAGGGCGACTGAGCCTGCGGCGGTCCTGGGCGACGCCTCAGTCGTCGTCGCTGCGGTACGCATCCCTGCCCCGCATCCGAATGCGAAGGACGTAGCAGATCTTCTCGTCCGGGTCTGCCCGGCAGTTGAGGCGGAACCATTCAGACGTTCTCCCTTGAAATCAGCCGGCCGTGAGTGGTCACTAGAGCCACCTTTTTCATCGTCGGGTGGCCTCGCTCTGCTCGGCCACCACTCCTCGAAAAACGTGGGCGAAAAAGGCTGAACGCTCGCTTCGCTCGCGTTCAGTGAACCGCGCCTCGCCGCGCTCGGCGCGGATGCTGGTGCTCACTATGCACAAACAGAGAGCAGTTGATTCGGTTACTTTCTTTCACAAAAATCAGCCCACAGTCGGTCAATACCGGAGAGACACGTATCGATCAGTCCACAACTCCAAAGATTGCCAAAAATCCTATAATTTGACCCGCAATTGAGGGAATATGAGTCTTCTACAGGCGGATACTGGACCGCAGTTCATCGAAATTATTATATTTGTCATTGTACCTGTTGCTCTCCTCTATGTTGTCTATAAGTCGTACCACGGGTATAGAGCCTTTCAAGAAGGGAAACGGCAGAACTGATGCCTGGATGGGACGATTAGTGGGTCTAGTTGGTCAATAGGCGGATTCACGTACCAGCGCGGTCGCTTGGTGCTACAATGAAAATAAGTGGACGACACGCACGCGCTACCCGGGCGCCGCGTTTGCCAATTTACTGGCAGTCCACAGAGGACCGCGGTCACCCAGTACGCACGCGGCAGGTCGATTCTGATTTCCAGTCGCGGAGACACAGCTACCGGTGAGGCACGATTCGATTACCAGTACGTATCTAACATGGCCCAGTGATAACTCGTATCAATACTACTTTATTACCCCTCCCGACGTCTGCTGAAGTAGGAAGTTTCCTTCCGTAATCATGACTCCCTCGACAATCTCAACTGACGCACGCAACACCTTCGAGAGCACCGTCGGCGGCTACACGGTCGGCGGCCGCGCCCACAGCCTGTCGGCCTGGTTCGTCCTGGCCCTCCGGTTGATGATGGGCTACGCGTTCGCCTACTCCGGGTTCACCAAGATCGTCGCCGCGGAGCCGTTCAGCGCCGGCGGCTACCTGTCCAACGTCGCCGCGACCAACGGCAACCCGCTGGCCGGCGTCTTCGCCTGGATGGGCTCGACCCCGTGGTTCGTCGAGTTCGCCAACGTCGCCGTCCCGTGGGGCGAGCTGTTCATCGGCCTCGGCCTGCTCGTCGGCGCCGTCGTCCGCCTCGCGGCGTTCTTCGGCGCGCTGATGATGCTCACGTTCTACTTCGGGAACTGGGACATCGCCCACGGCGTCATCAACGGCGACTTCGCCTACATGCTCGTGTTCCTCGCCGTCGCCGCGTTCGGCGCCGGCCGAATCCTCGGGCTCGACGCCTCCCTCGAGACCTACGAGGTCGGCGGCGAGGCGCTCATCGAGCGCTACCCCGTCCTCGAGTACGTCCTCGGGTGACGAGGTCCGAACGGCCCGTCGGCGATATCCGTCGATAGAACTACAGTTCCGGTCCGAGACGTTCTGTTCATGCTCAGCGGCGTCTCCGCCTGGATCGACCGGCACCGGATCGCGGCCTTCCTCGCCATCACGTACGGGTTCACCTGGACGATCCAGGGGATCCTGGTCGCCACGGGACTGGAGGCGTCGTGGACGCTCTCGATTCTGGTCGGGCTCGGGGCCTTCGGACCGCCGCTGGGGGCCGCCGTCGTCGTCCGGGCGAGCGGGGGCGACCTCCGGGCGTGGATCGGCCAGTTCTTCCGCTGGCGCATCGGCGCGAAGTGGTGGGCGGTCGCGCTCGGACTGCCGCTGCTCATTCTAGTCGCGGGGAGCGCCCTGTTCGTACTCGGCGGCGGACCGATCGACCTGAGTGCGCTGCCCTTTCCGGGGATCTACCTCTTCGTGCTGGCCTGGGGGACGATCTGGGGCGGCGGCCAGGAGGAGCTCGGCTGGCGGGGGTTCATGCTCCCGCTGCTTCAGGAGCGGTACAGCGCGCTCGTCGCCAGCCTGCTGATCGGCGTCGCGTGGGCGGCGTGGCACCTGCCGCTCTTCCTCAACGCCAACACGACCCACGGCGCGTGGTCGATCACCCAGCAGGGCATCTGGATGGTGACGATCCTGACCGGGTCGGTCCTCTGGACGTGGATGTACAACGTGACTGGCGGGAGCGTCCTGGCCGTGGCGGTGTTCCACGCCGGGATCAACGCGATGGGCGTCTACCACCCCGCCGACCTGGCCGCCCTCGCCCCCGGCGGCGTGCCGGATCCGTGGCTCAACCTGCTGGCGGAGGTGACCGGCGCCGTTCCCCTCGTGGCGGCCGCCGTCCTCGTCGTCCTGCTCTACGGCGGCGACCGGCTGGC from Halomicrobium salinisoli includes these protein-coding regions:
- a CDS encoding P-loop NTPase, with amino-acid sequence MTVTESELESKLATVEDPLNDDDVVSLGLVNDVQIEEGTAEVSLAFNAPYAPAEMEIGNEIRDVVEEAGLEPDLRARAGEQQGFDEEILPGVKNVVAVASGKGGVGKTTVAANLAAGLQDRGARVGILDADVHGPNVPRLLPTENAPGVTPEGDIVPPASDGVRVMSTDHMMPEDDDQPAVLRGPMVNNVMMKFVNEVEWGRLDYLVVDLPPGTGDASLNLLQSLPVAGVVIVTTPQEMAVADARKGLRLFEDHDAPVFGVVENMSTFHCPDCEETHSVFGEGGGDEIRADYDVPVLSKLPVHPDFDSAGGEGPTVRDEDSPVREDLLEMVDSVADRVGEVNRWKVAEHLGAPAVDPDDGVPSAAEGD
- a CDS encoding DoxX family protein, giving the protein MTPSTISTDARNTFESTVGGYTVGGRAHSLSAWFVLALRLMMGYAFAYSGFTKIVAAEPFSAGGYLSNVAATNGNPLAGVFAWMGSTPWFVEFANVAVPWGELFIGLGLLVGAVVRLAAFFGALMMLTFYFGNWDIAHGVINGDFAYMLVFLAVAAFGAGRILGLDASLETYEVGGEALIERYPVLEYVLG
- a CDS encoding CPBP family intramembrane glutamic endopeptidase, which gives rise to MLSGVSAWIDRHRIAAFLAITYGFTWTIQGILVATGLEASWTLSILVGLGAFGPPLGAAVVVRASGGDLRAWIGQFFRWRIGAKWWAVALGLPLLILVAGSALFVLGGGPIDLSALPFPGIYLFVLAWGTIWGGGQEELGWRGFMLPLLQERYSALVASLLIGVAWAAWHLPLFLNANTTHGAWSITQQGIWMVTILTGSVLWTWMYNVTGGSVLAVAVFHAGINAMGVYHPADLAALAPGGVPDPWLNLLAEVTGAVPLVAAAVLVVLLYGGDRLANREVPGPEVVGLDSD